The Tubulanus polymorphus chromosome 3, tnTubPoly1.2, whole genome shotgun sequence nucleotide sequence CTGTTTGTGATaaatcatcgatgatatttccATTTGCTGTATTAATGAAAAGATCAAAGCTTTAAGATAATAAAGGCCTATCCATCAACcaaatgaaataaacgttTATGGgtcaaattcaaatgaatagAGGTCGTTGTTTTTACGCAAAATTTGTTAAAACGCCTAATTATGTTTCTTTTGTGCTGAGCAAGTAGAGGCCCTTCTCCACCTTCGCTTTAGCTGGGTAAAGGCCTCAGTCAATAATAAAGTAAAGTGATTTTCATGTTTATATGTTTCGATGTTTAATTTTGTGCTATCGCATATACTATATGATATAGggtaaaacaagaaacaagcCGAGCAATTAAAAGCAACAGCTAAGATCGATTTTAAAAGTCTGAAATAGTTATGAAGAACCAGATTTTTTTTGAAACCACATATTTATATGTGCAcctatatagaaaaaaaaacaactaacCTTAATCATTTTTCCTAGAATTTTGGATGTTCGTCCATCCTGCGGATCAATCAAAATAGTATTTGATAGGATTGAATCCTATGTGAGAACTCTTGTATTTTTTAAAAGggaataaaaaagaatttcaagtCACGTTGCGCTAAAATGATTGGTCTAGAATTTTTCCTGACACTTAGGGAGAGCACATGCCTCGGTGCTCCCTCCTAAATGtgcttctattttaggaatttcTTGCTTCACAGTCGGAGCCCTGTCCCAATACGTTATTATGATATACCctaaattttgatttcttatttttcagatatatccgcaattggatgaaatttgTCGCGAACGCGGCACGTATTTCTACCCGGTCGACTTACGATGGGACGACGCGTCGACTCAGGCCCAGTCCGGTATCATCCTGCCGCTCAGTCTCGATCTGATAAAACGATGTTCGCCGTTCTCGATTTGTCTGCTCGGCGATCGCTACGGTTACCACCGTCAGCCGGATGCGCCGACGCTCGGCGACGGGCACCTGTTCGACGGCGCCGACTGGCTTGAACGTAACCTCCTGCTCGCCGCGCAGAACGGCGACAAATGGGCGATCAACGACGGACGCGAGTACTGCAGTTTCACCGAGTTGGAAATCATCGAGTCGGCGTTCTTCACCGACAACGAACACTGCCGCTTCTATTTCCGTCTACAGGACTATCTGGACACGCTGTTCACCGATTTGCCAAAGCGGGAACGCGCCGCCGAGTTGGCGCGGTTCGAATGCGAGTCCGAGTACGCCGGATTGAAGATCCGAGATCTGAAACAACGCATCGTCAAGAAGTGTTTGTCGGTGAAGTATTTCATAACGTTGGAAGAGTTGGGTCTGGCCGTGATGGAAGACTGGTTGGAAATTATAAACATGCTTTTTCCGCCGCTTATAACCGATTCGGTGCTAGGACTGAGTGAGTATTTTGTTATAACAAGATAGGGGAAGCGGGTAGTCAGAGCGCAGAGTGTGGGGTTTTGTTTTTATGATCAGGTTGGGACAGGATGACTGAAGGAATGCTATAGGCCTACTAGTCCTAAGACTATGATTTACATAAGCCACAGTCGGCATGAGAGAGGGACAGAGAAATGGAAGGGATTGGATAGTCAGGCCTGAGAgagtggtttagtttcatgatCAGGGAGAGAATGACAGTATACTCTCCCTAAtagtgaaactaaaccactcTCAAAGGTTCCATCTTTGTAAGAAGAATGAAGAGGCCCCTTTCAAAATAGTAAGAAATCTGGAAAAAGATTCTCCTTCTTTCTAGGTCTCGAAGAGGAATTGGAATTCTTAGCTCACGAAAGTTTCGCCCAAACTCGTCGCAAATGTTTTGTGTCGCTGCCCGAAACGGAGAAAATCATCGACGAACTGACCGAGTTCGCGTTGACCTGTCAGGCCGATCCGTCGGAGACGGAGTTATCGCTTAAACCGACTACTCCGCTTTACGGTCACGGCAGACGTCGCAAACCGATCTACCTCGAAAAACCGTCGATTCTGTTGTTGACGGGGTCGCGTGGAGCCGGTAAGTCGTCGGTGATCGCGACATGGATGGAAGAATTTCGCACCGAATATCCGGAAATCTGTCTGTTGAGTCACTACGTAAGCAGTAGTCCGTCGAGCGCTGACATGTTGACTTTAATGAGGAGAATGATCATCAATCTACGCAAAGAATTCTATTTGGAAAGTAAGTTCACTGTAGGCCTGTGTAAACATCATCAGGGCCCGATGCCACAGTCGAGACTTAACCTGCTAAAGGTGATTTTTTTTGTAACTTCTtcgaaaaaggaaaaaatcaCCTATTAGCTATTTCAAAAGTGATTCCACTCAAACTTCTAAAACATATTTCAGAAACTATTTTGGCCCTATGTATTTATGTGGATAGAGCCAGTTTCTCAAAGCTGAGATTCAAAATCCATACAACATGAGAAGGCTCATCGACCACTTATCATCTACTGAATCCTTGAAGTCAGTGAGGATGAGAAGATTGTCAATAGCAGCTAAATAATTTTACTTAATCGTTGAAGTCACTACGAATgagaaaattatcattattttattttactgACTCGTCAAATCTAATGCggatattatcatttattcgTCAACACTTTCAGGTGCTGAAAATGATAAGAAACTGTCGTGGGGCGATTCGACTGATTTTATTCGCGTTGCCGAAGCGTTTGTGGCGGCGATGACAAGCGGTCCGTGTGTGTTAGTTATCGACGGTTTGGATGAGATCTCCGGAACTTGTGGTTTGACCCACACTGAGGTACATGATAACGTATTCAAGGCCCGATCCAGGGGCTGATTATGAGGAACTTGTCATATCCCTAAGGAAAATTTGACGTCCAAAAAGGCAGTATTGGGCACACTGAAATTGCCAAATTTTCCTCATAAAAAATCACTAAAAAACTTCAATGACAAAATCTAATTTCTAGGGTTGCATAAtctgtttaaccctttcagtgcgtcttcactgcagtgcggtgtataaatcagtgatagattttgctagtacaccgctttacggtgtattgatgtaattaataattatcaattatctctcttgaaaaatggcagcacctgtcaattTTACAGTCGTATCAATTTagaatttctgaaaaagaTCTCTAAAAGTCCTCTTCAGGCAGTCCGCATGAGAACACTGCGGCTAGGCaaaaaacccgttatcgctgttTTGCGGCTATATTCATAATCGATTTTCTTTTTCCAGGTGAAATCGTTAGAATGGTTACCGATTCCGTTGCCTCCGCAGTGTAAGATCATCATTTCGCTGTCGTCGTCGGATCAAGCGTTTCGACCGCTGACCGAACGCGCCGACACGAAAACGACGCGCGTACCGCCGCTCGCCGACCAAAACGAAACGATGCTCTTCATGCAGGAATATCTGTTCAACAGCGGCAAAATCCTGTCGCCGGCGCACAACCGCGTCATCCGTCAATCGCGGCTATCCGATTGGCCGTTGTATCTGGTGGCGTTGTGTCGCGAGTTGCGAACGGTGAACGTCTGGTTGCATCGCGATCTGTACATCGAACGCTACGCGGAACTCGGCAGCGTGCGCGAGTTGTGGACGCGAGCGATGCAGCGATGGACGCGAGATTTGAGCTGGAATACGGACGGACTACGAGTGGACCCTGCCACGCCTATTCCAGAAGTCGGTAaggttataatgataataatagtcatttatatagcgcaggTATCCAAACTAGAGTCAGTTCAAATGCGCTCCAAACTTGGTATTATTAGCCTATAACTATATCCATGTATGGGTTATATCTACAGAGCTACCAACTGTTTCTGTCTCATTTACCTTCTAACCCATTCACTTTGAGTGCGGTTGCATTATGTGGCGCACGGATTGCCaggtgaaaaaaatcattcatataaaatgaaatcatctaTTTTTGATTGAGCCTTATTTATTATGATGCTTCCTTGATGAAACCcgttcagtgcgtctacactgcaatacagtgtataaatcggtaTTTGACtctgctagtacaccgcatccCGGTGTATTAATGTTATTAGTGATACGCGTTTATCTCTAttaaaagatggcagcacctgtcaaacaaggtgaaatataagtaactaacgatacaccgcactgcggtgtagatgcactatagtggtatgcCTGTTATACAACTCGCtgggggtggaattttttaacaTTCTTAAGTTATTTGACTATTTTGCTGATACAACACGCTGGGGTGCGAATGGGGTGgaatctccagcactttctgGTATTAATTGTTCAGCATGGAAAGGATTAGTCACGGTAACAATCTTCTTTCATTTCGCGTCTTTGCAGAATTTTCCGGCTGGCTCGTCGACGCGCTGCGACTGATTGCGTGCGCCAGGCAGGGCCTAACGGAGGTCGAGGTGCAGACGTGTTTGAAGTTGATCGGATACGTGAACGAGTCGGCGGTCGGGCAGGTCGACTGGGCGATGTTTCGAAACGTGACGTGGGATTCGTTGATCGAACGGCCGGGCGGAATGTTTCAGTTTTTCCACCAACACCTACGCGAAGCGGTCGAGTTCTCGCTGGTCGGTACGGTGTCGCCGCTCGGTCGCGATCTCAGCGTCGTCACGCCCGTCGGGCACGAAACGTGGAACAACGAGAAACAGAAATGGCATTCGTTGCTCGCGATGTTTTTCACAAAACAATCCGATTCGCCAAGAAAACAACAAGAGTTGCCGTGGCAACTATATCTCAGCGGAGACCTTGCGAGTTTGCATACATTTTTGACTGATCCCaggtaatttgcataatttcaattttactgATCCtggtaatttgcataatttctatctttctgattctggtAATTTACATAATTTCCCTGATTGGCCCCAGGTTATTtgcatgatttattttttactgaCCTCAGGTAATTTGCATATATCTATTTTACTGATCCCTCATAATTTGCATTGTTCAAATTTCTTTGACTGATCCATGACTGGCCCATTTGACTGATAAATGATTCGCCATCAAGTATAATCCCCTTCTTTCTTATTTCAATGCAGGTATTTTCTGGCGATGGTTCGCGAGAAAAACGTcgacaaaaacaaagaacTAGTCAATTATTGGAAAGGACTTGAAAATGCCGGCTACAGCGCAGTCGTCGCCTACGAAGATATGATCAACTCAATGAAGAATACTCAAAAAAATGtaagtaaaatttcaaaatcacagAAAGTATCATCTGACAGATATCATATCAGATTTAAGGCTTTAGAAACTGCTGCGTAATCTGGCACTGACTTAGTTCTTTGGATTTTTCATGGACATTTGCCAAAACTACGTTGCAATAATTGTCAAGTTTGAAAATCATGACTCGGTTTGTATCAATGTGGATATTGTTCAGACAAAGTTTGTAGTTTGTTAAAATCTGTGTTGTTAAAGGTCAGCCCTTTGTCTAGTGGGGTGGCTCCGGGTAGACTTAGTTTCCATGTGGCGGCAACAAATGTCAACCATAGAGACTTCATTTACGGTATTCATCGTGGTTTTTAAGGCTGATGATTGCGATGAAGAGGAAGAGGAATTGGTCGGCCATGACGATGCAGATGACGAGAAGGAGGAAAATGAGAATCTGATGTCGGTGTCGCCGCAACCACCACCGGAATTATCCGAAGTCGGAATCGTTAATATCCAATCGGATTTGTCCGTCATTGAGGAACGGCATAGTTTAGAAGgaagcacgatttcagcgggTCAGGTACGTTCACACTCATACTGAGGTTTCacttgtaaatgaaattgttgaaatcatcatttcttagTTAATCCTCTTTCGTGCAACTGGGTCCTGGTAATCTATTTAGGTCCGTAGTGTCAATTTCAGGGAAACCTCAGGGAATTCTCTTTCCTTTagaaaattcagggaattaTTATCGATGCATTATgtctttcaatattttcatccttATCTATGAAACATTGTGAATTTCTATCTCTGCAAAATAATATTTGGATTACTTTCTACTTATGTTTGACTTGAGGCAGTTATTtgaagaaattatttttcaaaaagttttaaaCGTTATTTTGTAACTCcgctatgacatcatcatcaagTAGGGATTTCTTCCACTGAAATCTATGTTGTTCACATTGtctattttatcaaaatcaatttcttaatttttgttattatttagAATGAACAAATTGGA carries:
- the LOC141901499 gene encoding tetratricopeptide repeat protein 41-like, yielding MAYRRPVTPFVISTNEDFINERTFLAEKIYPQLDEICRERGTYFYPVDLRWDDASTQAQSGIILPLSLDLIKRCSPFSICLLGDRYGYHRQPDAPTLGDGHLFDGADWLERNLLLAAQNGDKWAINDGREYCSFTELEIIESAFFTDNEHCRFYFRLQDYLDTLFTDLPKRERAAELARFECESEYAGLKIRDLKQRIVKKCLSVKYFITLEELGLAVMEDWLEIINMLFPPLITDSVLGLSLEEELEFLAHESFAQTRRKCFVSLPETEKIIDELTEFALTCQADPSETELSLKPTTPLYGHGRRRKPIYLEKPSILLLTGSRGAGKSSVIATWMEEFRTEYPEICLLSHYVSSSPSSADMLTLMRRMIINLRKEFYLESAENDKKLSWGDSTDFIRVAEAFVAAMTSGPCVLVIDGLDEISGTCGLTHTEVKSLEWLPIPLPPQCKIIISLSSSDQAFRPLTERADTKTTRVPPLADQNETMLFMQEYLFNSGKILSPAHNRVIRQSRLSDWPLYLVALCRELRTVNVWLHRDLYIERYAELGSVRELWTRAMQRWTRDLSWNTDGLRVDPATPIPEVEFSGWLVDALRLIACARQGLTEVEVQTCLKLIGYVNESAVGQVDWAMFRNVTWDSLIERPGGMFQFFHQHLREAVEFSLVGTVSPLGRDLSVVTPVGHETWNNEKQKWHSLLAMFFTKQSDSPRKQQELPWQLYLSGDLASLHTFLTDPRYFLAMVREKNVDKNKELVNYWKGLENAGYSAVVAYEDMINSMKNTQKNADDCDEEEEELVGHDDADDEKEENENLMSVSPQPPPELSEVGIVNIQSDLSVIEERHSLEGSTISAGQNEQIGDAAFKTRTETENKAEVIPTADLLETSTDQQNVTDSATFSVQERAYLAFYAGQLLMDLKHEADGEKMWLRSHELLSKNYPLKEDGLILEINLEDMIGNLCLDRHQFEEAELWFTRGLHNANDILQLYDDSCKKSAVLETKGFLLNKLGYMKLQNSNDVEAIENLLTSAKTCMDEACSNKGKSAVLFNLALLRIKQANYQIAELSLREVLSSRQKWYGKSHPLVADALYELSRLKCDERNEEFYSWDQAEENYRQCLIIREQCLGKTHPDVAKTLFELGKLLKSSGSLTHKSEGKTLLRRSLDIRTTLLGPNHNLTKQTRKQLSELSQELKLGLYDYGPAKPADNRSKQFPFSSLTWHENELSELEQRSKSRKSQRHFAKEKYSVASSYIEYPSEDKASVDDKTQLEFGAGDFRQKSNSNNNNKSDAGSQLSLEKMAARSTQSSKDNKSRLLPNREAFEIKLKYPEEELVIDSARVSSARSRTGAEMRVAVPNPKHANPMFYSQILAGGGDGGYYFDNYAREIESVYAKTVDEAEESEPWAHVKPRVPSARFHREYRQTSSATTPRYRPHSAPNELFAKYQQRAK